ATTAAAGGATATCCCTCTGATATTGCCGGATTCAATCTGTGCATTCAACAGTGGTGTCAATATTTTATTGAATGCCGGTGCTTGCATTCTGCCCAGCGAACCCTTGTAGGTATGATATCCATCCTTGCTGAGCATATCAAACCCAAACTGTATTTTTAACAGTCCTGCATTCATGATTTTTGCATGCAGATCTGCACGCATAAATTTGTCCTTTGCCAGGACAGTGCTGTCATTGGTAACATTTGTTAAGGTACCACGTGCATTATCGAAAGTTATGACTCCCTCTTTATTGAACTTGGCAGAATATTCACCATAGAGCACATCTACATTTTCCACAAAGACAGTATCAATTCGAATGAGTTGGTTTACTTTCATCAATTGCTGTTGTGGACCTTTTCCAATTTTAGAGCTTGATTTTTTAGGGTATCTCTTGTCATTATATAATGAAACCGAACCATTCTTGATCTGAACCTGTTCCGCCACGGTTTGTTGGTTGTCGATAAGCTCTTTAAAATTGAGTTTTTCAAACCGTAGGGTGTCAAACTTCATGACCGCCATGGTTACATTTTGATTTTTAGCCTTAAAATAAGCAGCTTTGCTTATTTTAGGAGCATATTCAACTTTTGTCAACAGCACATTCTGATCTTGCGTGTTCAACAACAGTCGGTCAAATTTTGCTTTATAGATCCCATTTGAGATGTCGTACTCAAACTTTGGCACTTCCACCTCCACCATCTTGGTATAGAAAAGTCGGGTTGTATCATGAATGGATGCTTGGTCAACCAAAACATCATGAACCTTAATTCCAATGCTATCGAGAACAATATCACTGGTTTTTCCTTCCTCAATCTTGGAGAACTTGAATTTGACATTATCGATATTGATGTCTCTTACATTGATGGAGCTGAATACATCCTTGATATTGTCGTATAATGTTTTTGTCTGTTTTGGCTGGATGGTATCATTATAGGCATGACGCTCAGACATCATATGGATGTCCGGTGATTCAAATATGATGTCTTTGATATAGAGCTTTCTGTTTTTTATAACATCCCATATATTAAATCGGCGGATTTTCAATGCAGCCAACTTGATATGATACCTGCTGTTTGGTGCTTCTTTTGCCAACACCATTCTATTGTAGACTGCAGAATCGGGAGTCAATTCCGCATTTTTCAGCGTAGCATTCCCCAACGTGATATTCAAGTCTAGGTCATCATATTTCAATGTATACAGCCCATTTGTTGATTTACTGACGGTTTCTTTCAGTTTAGTTTCTACAATAGGCTTCCAATTCCGGCTATAGTACCAGCCGACAACAAATACAGCCGCAATCAGTACGACAACAATTCCAATAATCCATTTCCAAATAGGTTTCATAATTTTATATACAACGATTTACCCCACTATATTATAGGATTAACAATAATTTAGCCAAGAATGTTTACTCCTGATGAATTAAAACATTTGTAATCAGAATTACAAATTTTAACAAGCGAAATCTGCTTGGGTACCAGCTTTAGATTTGTTTAAAAACATTTAATATTCTTTCGCATGATTAATTAATATAAAATATTTACTTAATCTTCTGTTAACAAAGCTTATTTAATTTTAGCCTCTGAAAAACAAAAAAGAAAGGAGGGCAAAGAAAATCAATCTAGCCACTAAATCAAAACTAACATTAATAAACATTAACTAGCGCACAGATTTCTCTAAGCAGGAATTAATCAAAGAAATAATCAACCATCATAATTCAATCCTTAGCATTTAAATTTCAGGATTGATAATTTTTTTTACATGTCTACTATCCTAAAAAAAGGCTACTCAAGTTTTAACTTCGTTTTAAGTCTCTGTTTTATATTGCAGTTATTCTGCATCAAGAATTCCATGGGTTCCTCTCACGCTAATAGCGGTTCAGTATACCCCTCGGGCGAATTATTTGTTTACAATATTGGCTTACAGCAGACTGGTCGCGTCTCTGGTAATGTTACCAATAGTAATGGTAATGCGATTTCCGGAGCCACGATAAGTGTACCCGCGTTGGGAATATCCACTTCCTCAAATAGTGCTGGAAGATACAGCCTAGAATTACCTTCAGGGGAACATACCTTGAAAGTAAGTTTTATATCCTTTGCAAGCCAAGAAAGGAAAGTTACGGTTTCGCCCGGTTCAACTCAAGAAGTGAATATTTCGTTATTGGAGAATAGTGACGACATCGATGAAGTTGTGGTTGTGGGTTACGGTACGTCAAAAAAAACTGACGTTACAGGATCGACGAGTACAATTTCTACCAAGCAGTTTGAAAATGCTCCAGCTACAAGAATCGATCAATTACTACAAGGTCAGGCCTCTGGAGTAGATGTAAAATCGACTAATGGCGCTCCCGGTGCTCCTACAACCATTAGGATCAGGGGTTCCCGATCTATTACCGCAACGAATGAACCCATATACGTCATTGACGGAATCGTGGATCCAAGCGGCACTAGTTTAAACTCCATCAACCCAAGTGATATCGAGAGCATCAATATTCTAAAGGATGCTTCGACTACAGCTATTTATGGTTCAAGGGCTTCCAATGGAGTAATTTTGGTCACGACCAAAAAAGGTGTAGCCGGCAGGGATATCGTTAGATTTTCGACAAACCAGGGGTTTTCCCAGTTACCTCGGAAATTGGATTTAATGAATGCTCGTGAATTTGCTGAATTTATCAATGAGGCTTTAGTTTTTGGGAATAAACCACCTTTATATTCCAACATAGATTCATTGATTAATAAGATAGGCGATGGAACGGACTGGATTGATGCTGTTACGGAAACAGCTCCATTTTCCAGTTATGATGCTTCCGCATCTGGTGGTGCAGGAGGAGACCGAGGCTATACCTACTTTATATCTGCAAATCTATTGGACCAAAATGGGATCATCAAAAACACTGGATTCAAAAGATATCAAGGGAGGATCAATTTAAAGAAGAAATTCGGTTCCCGTATAAATATGGGTGTAAGCACAAATATCAGCAGAGAACAGCATAAGATAAGTAGTTTAAATTTTGGAACTAACACCGGTTGGTCATCTTCCTTCATTTTCTTACCTCCGACAATGCCTATTTACAAAGAAGATGGCTCCTATGAAACGTATAATCCGATCTGGTATACAGGTGGCCACATCAACAATCCGGTTGCAGTATTGGACAAGGTGAAAAATGAAAGGGCAATAAATAATATCTTGACCAATGCTTATTTAGAGTTTGAATTGTTGAAGGATCTGAAATTAAAATCCACCTTAGGTATTAATTTCATCAATCAGCGCGGAAATTATTATAGTCCGACCGACATGCCTCAGAATGTTTTCAATAACACTTTGTTTGGTTCTGCCAATTCGGATATCTATAACACCCTTGGTTTAATCAACGAGAACACTCTAAATTTCAAGCGCAGCTTTGGAGAGCATACTCTGGATTTATTGGCGGGTACCAGTTATCAGACTAAGCGTGTGGATCGTTTATATGGAGCCGGCAGTAATTTGACAAATGATATTACGCAATATAATAACTTAGGGTTGACGGAGCTACAATTCCGTGGTCTTGCCTCAGGTCTGGATGAGAATACGATCATTTCATTTTTGGGCAGGGCGAATTACAATTATGGCGGCCGCTATTATCTTACATTGACGGGCCGTGCCGACGGTGCGTCTAATTTTGCTATTGGCAAAAAGTGGGGCATTTTTCCGTCAGGTGCGGCAAAGTGGCGGATTTCGGAAGAATCTTTCTTTAAGGAATCAGAAATAAAGGAAATTATTTCAGAGCTTGCAGTAAGGGCAAGTTATGGTATTTCCGGGAATCAGGGAATAGCCAACTACCAATCTCTGGCTTCCCTGCCTTCCAATCCAAATTCCTATATATTTGGAGGTCAACAGACCCTTGGATATACTCAGGGGAATTTAGCAAACAAAGATTTAAGCTGGGAGACTACGGCACAATTTGATGCTGGCTTAGACATGCATTTTTTCAATGGACGGATTAACTTGACAGCGGATTACTATGACATGAAAAGCCGTGATTTATTGTTGACTGTTCAATTACCCTCACAGACTGGATATACGAGTAGGTTGATCAATCTTGGGAGGTCTCAAACCAAGGGTTTTGATTTTTCATTATCAGGCGAGGTATTGCATAAGGGAGATTTCAGCTGGCAGGCGAACCTGAATGTATCGACAAATAGTCAACAAGTAACCGACATTGGTCCGTTGAGCAAGGTTTTTCTGGATGCAGGAATAGGTTATGGAGTGACGACAAGTTATCTTCAGAAGGGATATCCAATCGGGGGAAATTTCGGGTTGGAGTATGTTGGGACTTGGAAGAACCAACAGGAGATCGATGCGGAACTTGCAAAACCTATTGAAGAGAGGGAGTTTGTTTCACATAATAGCCATTACCTTCCTGGCGGGCAGAAGTATCGGGACTATAGTCCAGATGGTCAGATCAACATCAATGATTATCATTATTTGGGGCAGGCCAATCCCAAGGTTTTTGGCGGAATTGGAAGTTCCTTTAACTATAAAAGGTTGAGCATGGATGTCTTTTTTCAATTTAGCCAAGGTGCCAAAATGTACAATGCTATGGAATTCTTCAACGGTAGTGGATCCTCCCTGACCAACCAGTTTCACTATTTTGTGAACCGGTGGTCCCCTGAGAATCCAACATCAGAAATTCCGAAGGTTGAATCAAGGGACAATATAGCTAGCACGAGATTATTGCAGGACGCATCCTTTATCAGGCTTAAATCTGCTCAGATCCGATATTCCCTTGGCGGATTGATCCTTCCTCATATTATCAAGGATATGGATGTTTTTGCAAGCGGCACAAATTTATTTCTATGGACGAAATACCGTGGGTTTGACCCGGAGGTAAACAGTAGTGGTGGCAGTTCGACCATCATCGCTAATGACAATGGAAATTATCCCAATGGCCGAGTAATCACATTTGGAGTCAACTTAACACTTTAGTAAAATCAATTAACTATGAAAACAACATCTAAACTATATAAAATCGGAGCATTTTTAGCTCTCTTAGTAGGGAGTGCCTATTTAACTAGCTGTGAAAAATCATTGGATGAGGAGGCAAAGACCTTTATCAATCCTGACGATTTCTTCAGCAACGAAACCCAATGTATCCAAGCAGTCAATGGAGTTTATGAAACATTATATGACATCTACAGTTCACCGGATTATTGGCGGATGGTAGATTTAGGTACTGATGTTGCGTACTCGAAGGATGTTAATTCGTCGGTTCAGAATTACGAATACGGATCAGGCAATACAGGCACGGGCAATTTATGGTTGAATGCCTTTGCGGGCATCAAGAATTCCAATTTGGTGATTAGCAGAGTTTCGAAAGCCCCTATTGATGGTGCGATAAAAGATCGAGTTATCGGGGAGGCCAAGTTTTTAAGAGCTTTGTATTATTTCAATTTATCGAATACTTTTGGTGCAGTCCCACTATGGACAGATGAAATCGTTATAGAATCAATCTCATCCTTAGAGCGAAGCAGCTTAGAAGATGTTAGAAAACAGATCGTCAAAGATTTGAGTGAAGCAGAAGGAGTGTTGCCCCTGTCTTATCCGAGCAGCGATGTAGGGCGAGTAACTAAAGGAGCGGCCCAAACCTTATTGGCCAAAGTTTATCTTTACGCTAAGGATTGGAAAAATGCCAAGGCAACAGCCGAGAAAGTAGTGAATTCGGGCACTTATTCACTTATGTCAGATTATTCACAACTATTTGATGTTAACACTGGCTTTAAAAACAATCAAGAGTCTATTTTTGAGGTTCAGTATCTGCGTGAGCCCACTTCAAACAAGAATACCCGCACCCATTCTATGATTTCCTATTATATTCCACAGAGGGATGCTGGCAAAAGCACCTATGCCGGGGTTGATTTCGGGAAATTGGTGGTTGATGGTTGGAGTGTATTTTTTGCCAACAGCCAAATTGGTGACCATGTTTGAGACAGGTGATAAGCGTAAAGACATTGTTTTAGGGTATGGGTTTAAAGATCAAAAATTCACGGCTTTTCCTAAACCAGGTTATCCATGGTTTGGCAGTAAATTCTGGGATTTGAACGCAAGAGGGCAAGCTTCGGG
The Sphingobacterium daejeonense genome window above contains:
- a CDS encoding SusC/RagA family TonB-linked outer membrane protein — encoded protein: MGSSHANSGSVYPSGELFVYNIGLQQTGRVSGNVTNSNGNAISGATISVPALGISTSSNSAGRYSLELPSGEHTLKVSFISFASQERKVTVSPGSTQEVNISLLENSDDIDEVVVVGYGTSKKTDVTGSTSTISTKQFENAPATRIDQLLQGQASGVDVKSTNGAPGAPTTIRIRGSRSITATNEPIYVIDGIVDPSGTSLNSINPSDIESINILKDASTTAIYGSRASNGVILVTTKKGVAGRDIVRFSTNQGFSQLPRKLDLMNAREFAEFINEALVFGNKPPLYSNIDSLINKIGDGTDWIDAVTETAPFSSYDASASGGAGGDRGYTYFISANLLDQNGIIKNTGFKRYQGRINLKKKFGSRINMGVSTNISREQHKISSLNFGTNTGWSSSFIFLPPTMPIYKEDGSYETYNPIWYTGGHINNPVAVLDKVKNERAINNILTNAYLEFELLKDLKLKSTLGINFINQRGNYYSPTDMPQNVFNNTLFGSANSDIYNTLGLINENTLNFKRSFGEHTLDLLAGTSYQTKRVDRLYGAGSNLTNDITQYNNLGLTELQFRGLASGLDENTIISFLGRANYNYGGRYYLTLTGRADGASNFAIGKKWGIFPSGAAKWRISEESFFKESEIKEIISELAVRASYGISGNQGIANYQSLASLPSNPNSYIFGGQQTLGYTQGNLANKDLSWETTAQFDAGLDMHFFNGRINLTADYYDMKSRDLLLTVQLPSQTGYTSRLINLGRSQTKGFDFSLSGEVLHKGDFSWQANLNVSTNSQQVTDIGPLSKVFLDAGIGYGVTTSYLQKGYPIGGNFGLEYVGTWKNQQEIDAELAKPIEEREFVSHNSHYLPGGQKYRDYSPDGQININDYHYLGQANPKVFGGIGSSFNYKRLSMDVFFQFSQGAKMYNAMEFFNGSGSSLTNQFHYFVNRWSPENPTSEIPKVESRDNIASTRLLQDASFIRLKSAQIRYSLGGLILPHIIKDMDVFASGTNLFLWTKYRGFDPEVNSSGGSSTIIANDNGNYPNGRVITFGVNLTL
- a CDS encoding RagB/SusD family nutrient uptake outer membrane protein, with product MKTTSKLYKIGAFLALLVGSAYLTSCEKSLDEEAKTFINPDDFFSNETQCIQAVNGVYETLYDIYSSPDYWRMVDLGTDVAYSKDVNSSVQNYEYGSGNTGTGNLWLNAFAGIKNSNLVISRVSKAPIDGAIKDRVIGEAKFLRALYYFNLSNTFGAVPLWTDEIVIESISSLERSSLEDVRKQIVKDLSEAEGVLPLSYPSSDVGRVTKGAAQTLLAKVYLYAKDWKNAKATAEKVVNSGTYSLMSDYSQLFDVNTGFKNNQESIFEVQYLREPTSNKNTRTHSMISYYIPQRDAGKSTYAGVDFGKLVVDGWSVFFANSQIGDHV